In Sulfuricurvum sp., the following are encoded in one genomic region:
- a CDS encoding F0F1 ATP synthase subunit C, whose translation MKKVFFLMLALVASVFGADEAVAVVEAAVDAAPAVAAASGDVANQTLKAYSMIAAGVGLGLAALGGAIGMGSTAAATIAGTARNPGLGGKLMTTMFIALAMIEAQVIYTLVIALIALYANPYLAA comes from the coding sequence ATGAAAAAAGTATTTTTTCTTATGCTCGCTCTTGTTGCTTCAGTATTTGGTGCTGATGAAGCGGTAGCTGTTGTTGAAGCGGCTGTTGATGCTGCACCTGCTGTTGCAGCTGCATCTGGTGATGTTGCTAACCAAACTCTTAAAGCGTATTCTATGATCGCTGCGGGTGTTGGTCTTGGTTTAGCTGCTCTTGGTGGAGCTATCGGTATGGGTAGTACTGCTGCTGCAACTATCGCTGGTACTGCACGTAACCCAGGTCTTGGCGGAAAATTGATGACTACTATGTTCATCGCTCTTGCTATGATCGAAGCACAAGTTATTTATACACTTGTTATCGCTCTTATCGCTCTTTACGCTAACCCATATTTGGCTGCGTAA